aacatattgtaccgcagtagccagaactataactataatattattactttcaataatgttgttgtaagctactgtcattacctgcatctctctctctctctctctctctctctctctctctctttctctgtctcattgtgtcatgtggattactgttaatttgttatgctgatctgttctgtacgacatctattgcacgtctgtccatcctggaagagggatccctcctgagttgctcttcctgaggtttctaccgtttttttcccccgtcaaagggttttttttggggagtttttccttatccgctgtgagggtcataaggacagagggatgtcgtatgctgtaaagccctgtgaggcaaattgtgattcgtgatattgggctttataaataaaattgaattgaattgaattgaattttcaGTCTGAAGTTAGGTTCAACTTAAGGCAGTATGAATAGGAGTTGTCAGTTGTggtttgtaaacacaacaaagtTGGCCCGTCTTCCCCGGCTCAGCGGCTCCTCTTGGACGCACGCTTTTGATCTGGCAACTGTTCACTACATTTTTATAGAAGCCAACCATTAAGCTCGTCACAGTGGTCAGGTGACGACACTTCACAACCCAAAAGCTGAAACccagaaatgtcccaaacacagcaaaaaggaaaatacagGCACAGGGCAGTGTCTCTgcaaaaaaatacaccaccacacactcagagtgggtcataagtgatgactgagagggattacttttatatGAGTCTATACAGAATGTTTCAGGAAAATACCACTCAGTCTGCCTTCAAACCTAACTTATGGTGACCAACAGTTGTGAAAGACACGTTCAAATCCTTTACTTCATCTTAAGTAGTAAAGGCACAATGTAAATATACTGATTTGCAAGTAAAAGCTCTACATTCAATATGGTATCTAAGAAAAACTAAGTAGAGTATTATTGGCAAGCATACTTCAGTATTAGTACTTGTGCAgcagaattttattttattgtagattATAATGGTGGAATTTTATTACTTACACATTAACctttaagcagcattttaatgttataGGTGTTGAGAAAAATTATCATTAACTATTTTACATACTGTTGAGTTGTTGAAATCTATAACATATATTTTACACAAGCCAGTGATATGTTTTGGATGTGAAATATGAATTTGTGTAGTAAATATAGCTGttagataaatgtagtggagcatGAAGTGGCAAAAGAGGGACATATTGAAGTATAAGTACCTCATAATTGTGCGTAAGTAGAGAATTATGTAAATGCATGTAGCTATAGCACATTCCACTACTGTagcaaattcaaaataaaaatatggtgCAGAATGCTAGGGATGCACAACATAGATCAGGTCAATAGATTATCAGTCGATAATGggaaatttatattattatttattattccacTACTAAATTATAGCTGATAAATAAAGCCAGTAATACAAAGCCAAATTGCTTTCACTGACTTAACTGCCGGCAGCACGCTAACTGGAGagtcaaacatgttttttcacCGGTGGACGTTTTTCACAATTTTAGAGAAGGACAACACGATTGCGCCAGGGGTCTGATCCCTGTCTGTAGCAGCCATAGCACTGTTTATGCAGCGCTGAAGGACCGTAACTGGAGCTGCGGCCTTCCTGGTGAACGGTCTTGCCGGGAGACCCCGGGAGGCCTTGAGTTAACACAATGGCACATTCACCACTGAGCTGTTAAACATTCCCACAAACCACAGTGACAGGGCTTGACTCTGTTATTTAACCATTAGGTAACGTTAGTCATGTGATGTTGTTTAATGCGTTCATAACCGTTAAGTAATGTTTGTCCTGTGATGCTAACAGCTAGTCCTGTCACTGTATGTGCCTGTAGGCGGACTCTGGGGTGCGCTACTGTCTCTTGGTAAATACAGAAGGAGACAGAGCAGCTCAAGGAGGGACTGAGTGAATCGATGCTGCATGCAGCTCTACAATAAGATCAGAGTTTACATATTTTAAACTATAAAAAGCAACCCAAGGCGCGCTCACTTTGGTAGTTTAGCAGACTGAGGTGCgttgagatgggtgtggcagcacagctgggggaggtgtcgacagatccagcttggcgcagtgacagttgtgccaaaaggcttcgccgaaggtgcgctaaaagctcgccagctgaagccaggtctactgtcagcgcaggcggagcgcagccggtgtagcggaagtttggctgaccggcggagagtgcacacacgtcaccaaaacctcacaggcaggtttccagaatgtcaggcacattaacaatgcaataaatacccacaaaaaccactattcaatacGACTATCTGCAATctgcacataaatgtatctctatatcgactgtcctgtcacatctgatgtcagatcaaaagggaatggcaccgtttggcacgcgtaatggaaacccaacctaatttgattaacacagctgcaaactaatgtgttcacatccctctcagccaaccacaaacagccacagcatcagatagggagtatatattcagcatctgtcaccttagaaaagtcaaaagaaaagaaacagagtgagactgcgagagagaaagagagagcgcgagCGCACAAGAGAAaggctgtcaacaaattgtaagttATGTTCGGTGTCTTAAGGGTTTACGTGCTTCATGTGATTGCctatacaaatgttaaaatgctctTGCTTAACGTGATCTACAAGGATGGAGTACATTAttgcgaggaggaggaggaggaggaggacttaCGCAGAGACTGTGTACTGTCAGAGGGCATCCTATTTGGGCATGACAGAGCTGGAATGCAGGTGGGCCACACAAATAATGACTGGAATACCACTGTGTTCAATGTAATTGTCATTTCATGTGGTACTCTTTTTCATTACACAGGAACAAATTACATCTACCCCGTGAGGTGGTCCAAGTGGTGACGCGCATCGTGGCCTCTGATGCGCACCCCGGTCGCACCTGTGCTCTCTCTGTTGCTGTAAAGGTGACAGTGGCTCTGACCTTCTTTGCCACTGGGTCTTTCTAGCACACCGTGGCCGCGGTGGCGGGGATCAGTCAGAGAGCTGTCAGTTCGGCTATACATGCAGTGGCGTCTAGTCTAGTCTGACATGCAAATGAGCTTATAATTTTTCCATTCACACCTGAGAGCCAGCTCTCAGTGTATCTgggcaacattgatttacaattgtggtgacctcctcccaggctacctttgcatcatcagcccatggaggtctgcttgcagttccgtatatattcggacactgccaGCTTGgccctcccggaccaaaacatgagtttcctcctgagagaagtttggccatctggcgctgctgctctcttctgccatggcgaattgagtaaactcttaTTACACCTTCgcgcagcgcatttaagggcgaggagaggggctcatttgattggtgtgatgtgaatctgctgtgtaaaacccactccacgccttctctcctccctctttctgacttgcgcaggtaggagggatgggggtgggaaagaggagtagctgcgccagcgcacacggtgtgccaaacttgcaaaatctgcctgacacacccagttggtgaagcgcaggtgcgctgcgcctccgcctcgcctggtctgcgaaactagaggccataaTGTCAAAGTGCTTAATTGAAATCTTGGGCAAAATGCTCCATAAAAGATTTGGTTAGGTCAGGGATATGGAATAGTACATCATCCACATTTGCTTATTACAACTTGGCCTCTCTTACCCTTAGGTGGGCATACACTACAGCAGCGATACTCAACATGCTTTGCCTGGGGGCCATTTTGCAACAgaacaggaggccaggggctaGTCACAACGTTGCAAATGTACACAGGGTCATTTCTAGGATCTGCGGACATTCCAGGCTTGGTCAAACCTCAGGGATCCACTAATTTGGTGCTGTGGCACTAATTTGATGCTTATTTATGCATTCTGGCCAGTGTTGGGGAACATGTTGCAGAGGTAACACATCACAGTAATGTATTACGTTTTAGCAGTGACAAAGTAATATAACAAGTTGCCAGAAATAATACCCCTTTAAAGTTATTGTGTCTTGtcattacagactacattatagaaggGTGCCGTcggtgatcggcacatctgggtcaTGCCATACTGTGTattatcatgttcagtgtgtttccattaatataTCTGCAACATCTACAATGTATCCCGTTCTGCTTTTGCACCCTAAGGCTTCCTGAAAGCAGTGGGGTTAAAGAGCTGgcctctggtttgtttttttcctgttcccAGCTGTCTTtacatctgggtgatgttagtatatgttggatgtgtttccattcgcatcccctacaactgcagagcCACACCGGCACACAGTCCTGTCCTTATGCATAACTCTCTCTttggtgctgctgtagctgactgGCACACTGGGAACTGGCAGGTGGGTCTTCCAGCTCCAGTGTATTAATTTGCACTTGACATAGTGACTGACTCATGCATCATTCCATTTGTTGGTCTAACCTCAGtatatttttattgtgtttcatatcataggcccgCAAATATGTACCTGTATCTCATgattatcagactttgatcctctgtCTGACCCAAGgatattaatttattataaaTGGCCTAGGCTATTTACATGTAATTGTTCTATAATCAATCATATTATTAACATtagcaggggattttaatacaaagggGTAACCATGTATGTGAATGCATAAGTGGGTCAGacctgcagcactggatttgaaatgatctgtaataaactggagcttctcTGCTTTTATAACctgctgtaaaacaacatgaccctcatccatttaaaatgaacattagttcttctgatgtcattttggtgaaataacacaaaagtagtgtaataaCTAACTTATTATTTtacacagagagtaatattgtaaagtaatttattactttcaaatgaatgtAACCAGTAATATGTAGTATTTTACATCTTGAGAGTAACTTGCACTTACACTGATACTGGCACCTTATATTAattgccaaaaaaagaaaatcccagAGTGaaatttattttcacagtgaattagaaaatggctAGGGACCACCtagccagatttggcccacgggccataagttgagtatcactgcacTACAGCCTATAAAtctcttttttaaatacagaaatatgaaATTGTTGGATATTTTATCTGCTTCAGCCATGAGAAGTACGTAATTATTGGTCATCAGTATCAGCTACAACGAAATccttattgtgcatccctacaaaTGACTTCTTGACAGAATAAGAATGTTACTACATTTGTTATCACCAGTCAAAATTACACTTTGGAAGTTTGACTATTCAATTTTTAGTGTCTATTACATTTTCACAGGCTGGCTTAATCATTACTACAATGATTTGTTGGAACTGTATTTCCCTTTTTCAAAATCACCAAAGAAAATATTCCACTCAGATGTTAAAATTAGTGTCAGAATcttaattttaattaagactGTTGCAGTCATATTACATTTGTGCCCAACTGTTGTATCCCCCCACTATTGTAATCTCCCAGACAAGCATTTATAAAACACAGTCCATATAGAACATGCTGTGGTCAGAACAGGTACTTACAGGTTTCAAATGTGTGTAGCTCAGCATTCTGGTCCTTATGCAGGTAATATGgccaaatacatttttacaggcCTAATGATGCTCTCCATGCAGTTTAATAGCTCTAACACAAGTCTTTGGTAACAGATTTGCATTTACGCATTTTCTgatcatttgatttatttatgaatGAAAGTAGGGTTAAAGACATATGGACAGTGGTAATTGTCATAGTTTCCATACATGAATGTTTACAGTCCTCACATAATCACATTGTTGCCaaacaagaagagaaaaaaagcagacaacCATTTCATCTCTTGActatttgacatttgacagCCCTTGGCTCTTTATCTTCCTCTATAGAAAGAgatgtttctctcttttcccaAACACTCTCTCCCTGAAGGTCTGAAAAGTAATCAGCAAATCCACTGTTGTAACATTTCACAACAAATGAGTACTACATCTGTTTAGCCTAGTTTCACAAATGAGTCAGATATTTGTATTAAATTACATCAGTGCCAAATAAGCGGAATAGTGAGGGGGGAGTTGCATAAAACTCAAAATAAATATTCAATATTAATATAAGCTAATGACATGTGCATCAAACATTATTTTATCTAATGATTCAGAACATTAAcattttagaaaagaaaaagaggtaTGAGTATTACACTGTTCATAGATACACTGAAAGTTTTTCTATTGTTATCTGTGTTTAGCAATTTTACAAGTGCACACACCAGACTTAAAAAATACATTCTCTGCTCTTCAACAGACAGCGGCATAAATGCtccacagagaaagaaagagattgAGAGatatggagaaagagagaaactttaCATCTGTCTGTACTCTAAGCTTTTAAGTGAATGAATTTATGTTGTGGCCCTCCTgcacctctccctctgtctgtttctttaGCATCCACATCCCGCAACCCAACCACAATatcactgtctctctttctttctctgtaggttcacataaagacacaaatgcTGATCCAAAACAATTTGAGAAAGGAAGATTCTAGTGGTGGAACCATTCTTTCAAACGAAACACAAATCAAAAGATCTCAGACTAGTGACCCCAAATGACTGATTTCCAAGTCATGCTTGGTTTGTGTGaaattgtttttctgttctttctctctctcaaatcaATGCTTCTGCAGTCCCCAAGTTCATATCTAGTGTACTGTACGAAGGACTTCGGACAGTTGGACTTCAGATGGGCCAGTTCAATTTCCCCAGATTGCTCATAACTCTAGTTAAGCAGGGAGAAGAACACAGTGTCAGAGACAGCAAAGGAAATGGACAGCTGGAAAGGGGTGGAGGAGGGATTTTGTTCACCTATGAGCTCTGAGACATTAATGTAAGAACTGACAAAGAGATGATCAGGTTGTAACAATGTAACGAGAGGGGAGTGGCTAATATGTGTCTTAGCCCCTCCCCTTTTCGCACACTGTCCTGTAATATACGTGCATATATTTGTACCTGAAACGTATCATCAACCTCATGTCAAAGCAACAGCCATCACTGATACTTGAACTTTAAATCCATCATACAGGGACAAATTCAGTGACAGCTGATGCTTTAACACTACGCAGTTTCAGGTGCAGATTTCTGCATATATGCAAACATGGAAGAGGCAGAGCAATATGAGCAAACATAAAATGCTGTATATTTAAAGTGACTGACCTTCAtgattgtcatcatcatcatcatcgtcgtcgtcatcgtcatcatcatcgtcatcgtcatcatcatcgtcgtcgtcgtcgtcatcgtcatcatcatcgtcatcatcatcatcatcatcatcatcatcgtcgtcgtcgtcatcgtcatcatcatcatcatcatcgtcatcatcatcatcatcatcgtcgtccTCATCGTCGTCGTCTTCATCatcgtcgtcatcatcatcatcgtcatcatcatcgtcatcatcgtcgtcatcatcgtcgtcatcatcgtcgtcatcgtcgtcgtcgtcgtcgtcatcGTCATCGTCATCATCGTCGTCGTCGTCATCGTCGTCGTCGTCATCGTCATCGTCGTCATTgtcgtcgtcatcatcatcatcatcagctaCTAGACCTTGCTCGTAGCGGAATGGCAGATCCTGCGCTTTGGCAGTGGGAGCCAACGGGGTGTGGAAGGAGCACAGCAGCGCCAGCAGCAATGCAAGAATCAAACTTCTCAGTGATGCCATGTTCACAGCCAGGACAGGGCCAACTAATGAGGAATTAATCTGGAATCACTGCAGGAGTCCAGCACTGCAGCACTTTGCCTATttgtcccacacacacacacaacctcacaAATTGAAACCACTCAGTGGTTTACCCACTGTAGAGGGTCACAGTAGGAAATGGACACCAATTATAATGGAATCCAATAGTCCTGGTCCAGTGCAAAGAAGATATTCCAAGCTGAGATCCAGACACTTGTTCCAAAGTCCTGGCAAAAATGATCCGAAGAAAAGACGATGTCCTCCCTCTGAATCTGGGACCACAACAAGACACTTTTAGTCCAGTGCAGCACTTGTGTGATCAGTTAAGACTGCAATAAAAAGCTGAGAGGAGAGCTGTCACTAACTGGTCAACACCGGGGACACAGACAGGACTAATGTGAGAGCGACAGAAAAAGAGTGAGACCAACCTATGGGGTTAGCTGAGAAGAAGGGGGGCATTCAGGCTGACTGACAGGGGCAAATGCTGGTGGGCAGGCCTGCACTATCCATAAGTTAAGTTACTGAGAGAAGAGGGAAGTGATTGGAGGGGGGTATAAGGAACGAGTGGAGCATACTTGCTTTTCCATCATCATCAAATGTTCAAGTTTAACTTTAGAACAAATGTTCAAGCTTAACTTTGAAAGAGGACCACAGCAGAAGTAGGCCCAGGCAATGATGACCATATACTGTGAGAGAAAGGGGGAGGATGAGTTGGTGTAGAGATGGGGGGATATTGGACATATAGTTGTACATAGTACAGGCGAAACATTTGAAATGTCTATCTTTTGAAGTAGGTGGCTGAACAATGTGCCATTAGCAGCAGGGCCTGGGTTTTAACAATGTTGGTAGATCATTTGGTAGTTAGTCTGTTTATCTGCCCAGTGCTGTCGCCAGAGTGAGTTATCTCAATAAGAACTGGACAGAGTTCTGTGACATTTGGCATAGATATTTATGCTCTCAGAGAataattattaatgattttaGTGACTCCCTGACCTTTTCCTGTAGATTACCATGAGTCCAGCATTTGCCTTAgaccattctcggaacccatcggctgtattcggcatctaacttctggcagacggcgatacagcctctgggggcaggcCCCCGATTTTgtggcattccagtttgatttgggcggaggaggcgaactTCCGTTTCTGACTTcggtttatatataagtaaatatgctgaaccactgtgatggattcagagtttgcagtgatgccaattatgttccgcctcgttagttcaccgcatggaccgtttaacctgacaacaactgcagccggctcaaacgtgattggtcaatatcatgcGGACTACAAaaagcctacaaccggaaaccagggctcttccgctcttcttctggaggcaagatctccggggtttgcctacagactctacattcactgaatgtagagtctgtattagaGACTAGTCTTAGACTAACACTCCAATCTTAAACAATGTATCTTTTGGTATTCTAGGACTTTTTTTCcatggttgaaaatggatgaagaCGACCCATGAATTTCCCATCCACCATGGGTCGTCACTGTCGTCACCGTCGTAACAGTGTATGATATTGGAACGGATCCCTGGTGCATCTGGTCGTGTAGATCCACCATGATGGGGCTCTGCTGGGGCTGTGAAGGTACAGTGATGAccattatctatctatctatctatctatctggtAATACGGAGTTGGATATCCTGTGTGTAAAGTTTCAGAATGGCAAATGCTTCCAAAACCACGACCCATGGATTTCCCATCCaccagatagatagatagataatggTCATCACTGTATCTTCACAGCAAAGAATAACCTTGGATTATGttcaatggcaacattttttttagaaatgttaAAGTTCGGGAAAGATCATGACTGTGGTCGATAAATGGTAGGTACGATATGCTAAGGTTAGACAACTAAAACACCAGGGAAATATCACAGGTAGAGTTAAGGTTACAAAAAGCCACCATCAATCACTAGTTTGTGATGGAATGAagaaatcaactcaccagtctgttAACTCTCCTTCCGACTTCTACCTAGCTAGCAGCTGGCTAACCAGGGCTGAGGCTTTCAAATAAACACCCGGTAAAGGTGGAGAAGATGGGCtccagctgaactagcatcctgctagccattaTACAGGCattggaaaataaaatggaCGACCTCAGTGCTGCATCAGTGTCAGCCAATGAACAGCTCCATGGACACCTCCATTCAACCAGGAGGCTCTTTTTCTATAATGtcaatctgacagagcagacaatctgacagagcagactgACCATGTTGTTGGGGTAGGGATGTGTGGACaattaaatcattccacaaccacaAACCATAGAGTACCAAaccatctggaaacatggacaattctAAAGTAGCAGCCATCAATGCAAGAAGATGCAAAAGAGGgctaaattacagtgcacagattaaaggagctgatggatCACTTTTCACTGGATATGTACCTTTTTTTAAGATTCCATGTAAAAAAtgaattgattgactgattactCCAATGTCCTGCATGAAAGTTGGAGATGCTATGCCAACCCCacctcactctgaagtcatcaaaaaccACTGCTTGCggtgacttccggcatcagactctgacaaacaaaaacaaaagcctgtcctttcacatcggcaaTATACGCGGCTGGTGGCCATTATTGTTTATCAGGAGGAAACACGgcaggacaacaacgaaagttgAGGCCTTGGAAGTCCAATTAGGGTGGGtgagagtggtggtggatgggtccaacaaccactgactttcacccaggaggccgatGTTCGCTTCACGCAAGATTGTAatgccaaatcctgttcttttcaATATGCGTTGTTGTACCAACATGGagcatgtattttgaaagagactgtatgcaaattgtacatttcccgtgaaaacataagtgtattATGAAACAGACAATGAATAttacaggctgaagttgacacagcgccCCACAGCATCAGcaaccagggtaccttgcatgtcatattttACAGCTGCTACTAATGGCCACAGTAGCAAAGGCACAGGGCAAAAAGCTTGTTTTCAGAGGGAGGGGTGAAACATACAGTGGTAACTGATCAAAGGAGGATTACATATCTCCAAGTAACTCCCTCCTTTAAGACATTCATGGTGTTGTACTCGCTTGTACATCTAGAAAGTTACAGAACtagtctttttttctccaccttcATACACCTGACCAGCCCCTCAGTGAGGAGGTTGTGATTGTGAGATTGTTAGTCTCTGAAAGTTACACGTATCGTTGGACACAGACTTTGGCCCTCCTCTGCTATTGTTCTCTtcttaagtcttttttttatatattgatTGAGTTTGTAGAAATGACTTTTTGTGTACAGAGTACTGGCCTCTTGCTACTTTAGGTGATCTTACTTCctgaaataaaatttaaagttagcattaaacattattaaacatTAGTTGTGCTCTGTG
Above is a window of Epinephelus fuscoguttatus unplaced genomic scaffold, E.fuscoguttatus.final_Chr_v1 AP022699.1 DNA encoding:
- the LOC125885360 gene encoding germ cell nuclear acidic protein, translated to MASLRSLILALLLALLCSFHTPLAPTAKAQDLPFRYEQGLVADDDDDDDDNDDDDDDDDDDDDDDDDDDDDDDDDDDDDDDDDDDDDDDDDDDDDDDDDDDDDEDDDDEDDDDDDDDDDDDDDDDDDDDDDDDDDDDDDDDDDDDDDDDDDDDDDDDDDDDDDDDDDDDDNHEDDDDDDDDDDDDDDDDEDGAYHKGSLCSYCEFCEHCDRCDKCPCKKGDESEHCEHCKMCNFCHVCPACQTLCQPGGFIDEVTGSIYKTVADVFDDDDDDDDDDDN